A single region of the Drosophila miranda strain MSH22 chromosome 2, D.miranda_PacBio2.1, whole genome shotgun sequence genome encodes:
- the LOC108157439 gene encoding uncharacterized protein LOC108157439 yields MSKFNVLVIFWCAVMLMQPWMGQGLRIKRSHVQLNATAVASTSGPLMATQAGNGTTSGTAKAMATVASTANPQTVVKSSTRQEPAVDNDKAGAMEDPTITTTHTSAPKIDEPLVGPSTGLVNTLLPVMLMRTWMGQGLRIKRSHVQLNAKAVASTSGPLMATQAGNGTTSGTAKAMATVASTANPQTVVKSSTRQEPAVDNDKAGAMEDPTITTTTHTSAPKIEEPLVGPSTGLLDTLLPELHRLKRRILLMNDALMPRLANPRPKYRHAATVLSLGTGLLPPFAYYKKVVSRGGNLEIKDFELVSPNMVTEDMQQELDSEPEMMDQDLAGVLLLNASKSEPHRGHIMTPSKYYAKYESSPALPLIFDVLQQLMHKMHNSHMKSPLSQFLNGAVELSLQTNREAIDQEEDPLELESDDQLDKPKTGKANKMDKKSKKDNKSKRLDASKKDDLKTKEAAEVAPTRKEDEIVLTCPVHHEHHANRNGEIVDDDVVIVDQCHDA; encoded by the exons ATGTCCAAGTTTAATGTCTTGGTGATCTTCTGGT GTGCCGTGATGCTGATGCAGCCTTGGATGGGGCAGGGCCTGCGCATCAAGCGCTCGCATGTCCAGCTGAATGCTACAGCTGTGGCATCCACTTCTGGACCGTTGATGGCAACTCAAGCGGGCAACGGCACAACTTCCGGAACCGCCAAAGCAATGGCAACAGTCGCTAGCACGGCTAATCCTCAAACTGTGGTTAAATCATCCACTCGGCAAGAGCCTGCCGTGGACAACGACAAGGCTGGCGCCATGGAAGACCCTACAATCACCACAACACACACATCCGCACCCAAAATCGATGAGCCACTAGTGGGGCCATCGACTGGACTGGTAAACACTTTACTGCCCGTGATGCTGATGCGGACTTGGATGGGGCAGGGCCTGCGCATCAAGCGCTCGCATGTCCAGCTGAATGCTAAAGCTGTGGCATCCACTTCTGGACCGTTGATGGCAACTCAAGCGGGCAACGGCACAACTTCCGGAACCGCCAAAGCAATGGCAACAGTCGCTAGCACGGCTAATCCTCAAACTGTGGTTAAATCATCCACTCGGCAAGAGCCTGCCGTGGACAACGACAAGGCTGGCGCCATGGAAGACCCTACAATCACCACCACAACACACACATCCGCACCCAAAATCGAGGAGCCACTAGTGGGGCCATCGACTGGACTGTTAGACACTTTACTGCCCGAGCTGCATCGCCTCAAGCGCCGCATATTGCTGATGAATGACGCCCTAATGCCTCGTTTGGCTAACCCTCGCCCCAAATACCGCCACGCTGCGACTGTGCTTTCTCTAGGTACAGGACTGCTGCCGCCCTTTGCGTACTATAAGAAGGTGGTCTCTCGAGGTGGCAATCTCGAGATTAAGGACTTCGAGCTGGTGTCCCCCAACATGGTTACTGAGGACATGCAGCAGGAACTCGACTCTGAACCGGAAATGATGGACCAGGACTTGGCCGGAGTTCTCCTCTTGAACGCCTCCAAAAGCGAACCACACCGCGGCCACATTATGACCCCGTCCAAGTACTATGCGAAGTACGAGTCCTCGCCTGCTCTGCCGCTAATATTCGACGTGTTGCAACAACTGATGCACAAGATGCACAACAGCCACATGAAATCACCTTTGTCTCAATTCCTCAACGGCGCCGTGGAGCTGTCGCTGCAGACCAATCGCGAAGCTATCGACCAAGAGGAGGATCCTTTGGAGCTCGAGAGTGATGACCAACTGGACAAACCCAAGACGGGCAAAGCCAACAAAATGGATAAGAAAAGCAAGAAGGACAACAAGAGCAAGCGTCTGGATGCCTCCAAGAAGGACGACCTCAAGACCAAGGAAGCTGCTGAAGTCGCACCCACCCGCAAGGAGGACGAAATCGTTCTCACCTGCCCCGTCCACCACGAGCATCATGCCAATCGCAACGGCGAAATAGTCGACGACGACGTGGTCATTGTCGACCAGTGTCATGATGCATAG
- the LOC108156906 gene encoding uncharacterized protein LOC108156906: MNLFFSMAIVYSWFLWFVQCQNVNGIRQYHLSEISYTPQTRTIRGEQVPLEFYEAIERSDKKKNELQHRLHHFLENLQKNLTTSTVFRDFKPTASSSENYATKMSELSTFFHDASFAAGLFAHENEKFYDVIKNSSYALLLKLRQVPAAQPTQVKTVLTNYFSEMEFFHIMFSEIVDEALEYTVGTLRAVQRIFLQFADVQSCILQDWKLKLDFECCKMYMDFLQYHSAQVFKCAAGRELNVAYDVYAMTKINAKYIMRQLEFRIQRLFNCFIFKKYEIRCQFLQNAERDFESLFNKLEELEMYLDIKTKQGRASDLRFHRQSNIQHDDVTTKSTEPLSDCLPTNFPFSQIKSELRSCFYFFGGK, translated from the coding sequence ATGAATTTGTTTTTTTCAATGGCGATCGTCTATAGCTGGTTTTTGTGGTTCGTTCAGTGTCAGAACGTAAATGGTATCCGTCAGTATCACCTGTCAGAAATTAGCTATACGCCACAGACTCGTACTATTCGAGGAGAACAAGTACCATTGGAATTTTATGAAGCCATCGAAAGATCGGATAAAAAAAAGAATGAGCTGCAACATCGACTGCACCACTTTTTGGAAAATCTACAAAAGAATCTTACCACGTCCACAGTATTTAGAGACTTTAAGCCTACAGCATCGAGCTCTGAAAACTATGCCACTAAGATGAGTGAACTTTCAACATTTTTTCATGATGCTTCCTTCGCTGCTGGACTATTTGCCCATGAGAACGAAAAGTTCTACGATGTAATTAAAAACTCAAGCTATGCGCTGTTGTTGAAATTACGACAAGTCCCTGCAGCACAGCCCACACAGGTAAAGACTGTGCTAACAAACTATTTTTCGGAAATGGAGTTCTTTCATATTATGTTTTCCGAAATTGTGGACGAAGCACTGGAGTACACTGTGGGAACATTGCGTGCTGTTCAACGAATATTCCTCCAATTCGCTGATGTTCAGAGTTGTATACTACAAGACTGGAAACTGAAGCTTGACTTTGAGTGCTGTAAAATGTACATGGATTTCTTACAATATCATTCTGCGCAGGTATTTAAATGTGCTGCAGGCCGTGAACTGAACGTTGCCTATGACGTGTACGCTATGACAAAGATAAATGCCAAATATATAATGAGGCAGCTTGAGTTCCGAATTCAAAGACTTTTCAACTGTTTTATCTTCAAAAAGTACGAAATACGATGTCaatttctccaaaacgccgaGAGAGATTTCGAAAGCCTCTTCAATAAGCTCGAAGAACTAGAAATGTATTTGGATATAAAAACCAAGCAAGGTCGAGCTTCGGATTTAAGATTCCACCGACAAAGCAATATCCAGCATGACGATGTCACAACAAAATCGACTGAGCCTCTCAGTGACTGCCTACCAACCAACTTTCCCTTCAGTCAAATAAAATCGGAATTAAGATCCTGCTTTTATTTCTTTGGTGGAAAATGA
- the LOC108156905 gene encoding calcium/calmodulin-dependent protein kinase kinase isoform X2, which translates to MDAAQQSTITPGNLRNPGKEHVPAFAGTTGNENGREVQTFSEDDDDYVIVDKAQNGCEYTRLEKMGKQHTPHKTLQQISIESKQSNGRHSMSETICPDPSGAKPKTRNIVDDKIIQTLPTEDISATNSKRVQIGKFLEGSKRFHNVVQSKDCCDLRQSDIDGPQNKPESEYPQLKCVYSRPIFLKSQSLEIYNEPNSFQITQSRLLPNINENYSNDNQNQTAQASDSVSQLTKSIDHLLDLNGEELDKSTCEVTCLAQRPHIPLNLQSMETRPIYPNVPYSPYGSPFGSPRSNRRRPPLRESRRISIERSGSFLQLNQYKLMDQIGQGSYGLVKLAYSEEDSTHYAMKILSKKRLLRQAGLMRRGPKKTTSPLDRVYREIAVLKKLDHPNVVKLVEVLDDPVEDSLYMVFEWVKQGEVLRIPTDNPLSEERVWSIFRETLLGLEYLHYQKIIHADIKPGNLLLTECGHIKIADLGVCNEFLGEDAIMSNGSTGGTPAFRAPETLILGQNVYCGRASDVWALGATLYSLIFGNVPFLADSIPLLYERIQQDPVVFPQKLTVSENLKRCILHMLEKNATQRITVPELKVNDWVTTSGVYPLPTEEENCCLVQVDEEDINSVVRSIPKCIWQGITTRRFSIRKIRTRWTIKLSTRLLPNVSRQV; encoded by the exons aTGGACGCTGCACAACAATCAACAATAACACCTGGGAATTTAAGGAACCCAGGAAAGGAACATGTTCCTGCTTTTGCCGGGACGACGGGCAATGAAAATGGACGAGAAGTTCAGACTTTTTCCGAGGACGACGATGACTACGTTATTGTGGATAAAGCACAGAATGGTTGTGAATACACAAGACTTGAAAAAATGGGAAAGCAGCACACACCACACAAAACATTACAACAAATTAGCATTGAATCTAAGCAATCAAATGGACGGCATTCCATGAGTGAGACAATATGTCCGGACCCAAGTGGTGCTAAGCCAAAAACCCGAAATATTGTAGATGATAAAATAATTCAAACTTTACCAACTGAAGATATTTCAGCAACTAATAGTAAGCGGGTGCAGATAGGCAAGTTCTTAGAAGGTAGCAAGAGATTTCATAATGTAGTCCAATCAAAAGATTGCTGTGATCTTCGTCAAAGCGATATTGACGGTCCCCAAAACAAGCCAGAATCCGAATATCCACAATTAAAATGCGTATATTCACGACCAATTTTTCTGAAATCACAGTCGTTGGAAATATACAATGAGCCAAATAGCTTCCAAATAACACAATCTCGTCTGTTACCAAACATTAATGAAAACTATTCCAATGATAATCAAAACCAAACAGCGCAAGCTTCCGACTCTGTATCTCAGCTAACAAAGAGTATCGACCATCTGTTAGATTTGAATGGCGAAGAACTCGATAAGTCTACTTGTGAGGTTACATGTTTAGCTCAGCGGCCTCATATTCCTTTAAACCTTCAATCAATGGAAACTCGTCCTATCTATCCGAATGTTCCATATAGTCCGTATGGCAGTCCATTTGGCAGTCCTCGATCGAATCGACGGCGACCTCCTCTACGCGAATCACGGAGAATATCAATAGAAAGATCTGGAAGCTTTCTACAATTAAACCAATACAAACTAATGGACCAAATTGGGCAG GGCTCATATGGACTCGTAAAATTGGCATATTCTGAAGAAGATTCCACCCATTATGCAATGAAAATTCTTTCAAAGAAGCGACTTTTACGACAAGCTGGCTTAATGCGCCGAGGTCCTAAGAAAACAACTTCTCCGCTGGATCGTGTTTACAGAGAAATCGCTGTTTTAAAGAAGCTTGATCATCCCAACGTTGTCAAGCTAGTGGAAGTATTAGATGACCCCGTCGAGGACTCCTTATATATGGTTTTCGAATGGGTAAAACAAGGCGAAGTTCTTAGAATTCCAACGGACAATCCATTGTCAGAAGAACGCGTATGGAGTATTTTTCGAGAAACACTACTCGGATTGGAATATT TACACTATCAAAAAATTATCCATGCGGACATAAAGCCTGGAAATTTGTTGTTAACGGAGTGTGGACACATAAAAATAGCAGATCTTGGTGTCTGCAATGAATTTCTTGGAGAAGATGCTATAATGTCCAATGGCTCTACCGGTGGAACCCCTGCCTTCAGGGCCCCCGAAACCTTGATATTAGGACAG AACGTGTATTGTGGGAGAGCATCAGATGTCTGGGCATTGGGTGCGACGCTGTATTCCTTAATTTTTGGCAATGTGCCGTTCTTAGCAGATTCCATTCCCTTGCTCTATGAAAGAATACAACAAGACCCGGTAGTGTTCCCACAAAAATTAACAGTCAGTGAAAATTTAAAAAGATGCATTTTGCACATGCTAGAAAAAAATGCTACTCAGAGAATAACAGTGCCAGAGCTAAAG gTAAACGATTGGGTCACCACTAGCGGTGTTTACCCATTGCCCACTGAAGAAGAAAACTGCTGTCTAGTACAAGTTGATGAAGAAGATATAAACTCCGTTGTCCGCAGCATTCCAAA GTGTATCTGGCAAGGCATTACAACCAGGCGGTTCTCGATTAGAAAGATTCGTACGCGCTGGACGATCAAACTCAGCACCAGGCTCCTACCAAATGTCAGTAGACAGGTTTAA
- the LOC108156905 gene encoding calcium/calmodulin-dependent protein kinase kinase 1 isoform X1: protein MDAAQQSTITPGNLRNPGKEHVPAFAGTTGNENGREVQTFSEDDDDYVIVDKAQNGCEYTRLEKMGKQHTPHKTLQQISIESKQSNGRHSMSETICPDPSGAKPKTRNIVDDKIIQTLPTEDISATNSKRVQIGKFLEGSKRFHNVVQSKDCCDLRQSDIDGPQNKPESEYPQLKCVYSRPIFLKSQSLEIYNEPNSFQITQSRLLPNINENYSNDNQNQTAQASDSVSQLTKSIDHLLDLNGEELDKSTCEVTCLAQRPHIPLNLQSMETRPIYPNVPYSPYGSPFGSPRSNRRRPPLRESRRISIERSGSFLQLNQYKLMDQIGQGSYGLVKLAYSEEDSTHYAMKILSKKRLLRQAGLMRRGPKKTTSPLDRVYREIAVLKKLDHPNVVKLVEVLDDPVEDSLYMVFEWVKQGEVLRIPTDNPLSEERVWSIFRETLLGLEYLHYQKIIHADIKPGNLLLTECGHIKIADLGVCNEFLGEDAIMSNGSTGGTPAFRAPETLILGQNVYCGRASDVWALGATLYSLIFGNVPFLADSIPLLYERIQQDPVVFPQKLTVSENLKRCILHMLEKNATQRITVPELKVNDWVTTSGVYPLPTEEENCCLVQVDEEDINSVVRSIPKLDTLILIKTMLKKHSFGNPFIKGVSGKALQPGGSRLERFVRAGRSNSAPGSYQMSVDRFKQPSTESLLPSLTEHSTSKISEDT, encoded by the exons aTGGACGCTGCACAACAATCAACAATAACACCTGGGAATTTAAGGAACCCAGGAAAGGAACATGTTCCTGCTTTTGCCGGGACGACGGGCAATGAAAATGGACGAGAAGTTCAGACTTTTTCCGAGGACGACGATGACTACGTTATTGTGGATAAAGCACAGAATGGTTGTGAATACACAAGACTTGAAAAAATGGGAAAGCAGCACACACCACACAAAACATTACAACAAATTAGCATTGAATCTAAGCAATCAAATGGACGGCATTCCATGAGTGAGACAATATGTCCGGACCCAAGTGGTGCTAAGCCAAAAACCCGAAATATTGTAGATGATAAAATAATTCAAACTTTACCAACTGAAGATATTTCAGCAACTAATAGTAAGCGGGTGCAGATAGGCAAGTTCTTAGAAGGTAGCAAGAGATTTCATAATGTAGTCCAATCAAAAGATTGCTGTGATCTTCGTCAAAGCGATATTGACGGTCCCCAAAACAAGCCAGAATCCGAATATCCACAATTAAAATGCGTATATTCACGACCAATTTTTCTGAAATCACAGTCGTTGGAAATATACAATGAGCCAAATAGCTTCCAAATAACACAATCTCGTCTGTTACCAAACATTAATGAAAACTATTCCAATGATAATCAAAACCAAACAGCGCAAGCTTCCGACTCTGTATCTCAGCTAACAAAGAGTATCGACCATCTGTTAGATTTGAATGGCGAAGAACTCGATAAGTCTACTTGTGAGGTTACATGTTTAGCTCAGCGGCCTCATATTCCTTTAAACCTTCAATCAATGGAAACTCGTCCTATCTATCCGAATGTTCCATATAGTCCGTATGGCAGTCCATTTGGCAGTCCTCGATCGAATCGACGGCGACCTCCTCTACGCGAATCACGGAGAATATCAATAGAAAGATCTGGAAGCTTTCTACAATTAAACCAATACAAACTAATGGACCAAATTGGGCAG GGCTCATATGGACTCGTAAAATTGGCATATTCTGAAGAAGATTCCACCCATTATGCAATGAAAATTCTTTCAAAGAAGCGACTTTTACGACAAGCTGGCTTAATGCGCCGAGGTCCTAAGAAAACAACTTCTCCGCTGGATCGTGTTTACAGAGAAATCGCTGTTTTAAAGAAGCTTGATCATCCCAACGTTGTCAAGCTAGTGGAAGTATTAGATGACCCCGTCGAGGACTCCTTATATATGGTTTTCGAATGGGTAAAACAAGGCGAAGTTCTTAGAATTCCAACGGACAATCCATTGTCAGAAGAACGCGTATGGAGTATTTTTCGAGAAACACTACTCGGATTGGAATATT TACACTATCAAAAAATTATCCATGCGGACATAAAGCCTGGAAATTTGTTGTTAACGGAGTGTGGACACATAAAAATAGCAGATCTTGGTGTCTGCAATGAATTTCTTGGAGAAGATGCTATAATGTCCAATGGCTCTACCGGTGGAACCCCTGCCTTCAGGGCCCCCGAAACCTTGATATTAGGACAG AACGTGTATTGTGGGAGAGCATCAGATGTCTGGGCATTGGGTGCGACGCTGTATTCCTTAATTTTTGGCAATGTGCCGTTCTTAGCAGATTCCATTCCCTTGCTCTATGAAAGAATACAACAAGACCCGGTAGTGTTCCCACAAAAATTAACAGTCAGTGAAAATTTAAAAAGATGCATTTTGCACATGCTAGAAAAAAATGCTACTCAGAGAATAACAGTGCCAGAGCTAAAG gTAAACGATTGGGTCACCACTAGCGGTGTTTACCCATTGCCCACTGAAGAAGAAAACTGCTGTCTAGTACAAGTTGATGAAGAAGATATAAACTCCGTTGTCCGCAGCATTCCAAAGTTGGACACTCTTATATTAATAAAAACAATGTTAAAAAAACATTCTTTTGGAAATCCATTTATAAAAGGTGTATCTGGCAAGGCATTACAACCAGGCGGTTCTCGATTAGAAAGATTCGTACGCGCTGGACGATCAAACTCAGCACCAGGCTCCTACCAAATGTCAGTAGACAGGTTTAA GCAACCATCCACGGAATCTTTACTTCCATCTTTAACGGAACATTCTACAAGTAAAATTAGTGAAGATACTTAG